A window of Sorex araneus isolate mSorAra2 chromosome 3, mSorAra2.pri, whole genome shotgun sequence genomic DNA:
AACTGGAATGGAGAAATATAGGatgttttttaatttcccttttttcttttttaaaggcaAGTAACTTTTaagttaattaagaaaaaattttatatccTACTTAAAGAAGTCTGTGctagttccaaaaaaaaaaaaagtgtattctatGTAACATGAAACTAAGAGAAAACATTGTGAGGTATAGCTTTGTGAATCTCTATACAACTCAATTATGCAAAACTGCTTACATATTTGCTGTTATTATGTGTCAAGACACTAAATAACCATTTCCTAATAGAACAAATCATCCTCTCTACACTGTGATAGTACTTTGAAAGGTTCCTGCTCCTTGGTGGTGGGAAGCAATTCAACAGATTCTGGTTAAGGGTCATAGGAAAAAAGTGATCTCAAAGAAAACTGCTCACTAAGACACCATATAGTTTGGTGACTTAGTCTGAGATTATCTTTCCTCTTGATACTACTCTCTTTTATCAGTTGTTACCATGTTCTTGATATGAACCACATTTCAAGACTAATTATTGTATAGTTACTTGATAAATCACTAAGACAATCTTTTTTCCTATgtgtctttaaaaaattcaaatttatcttTTTGTGTATGTCCCCATCCCCATTATTTAGCTTTTGTACTATTCCAATTCTTATCTCAATGCAGTTCCCATGAATCTCAGAGCTCAAACTGTATTCTAATACTTTTTGTTCAACTAAATCTGTGCAAGTCAATATATCTCTCAATTCACTTGGCAATTTGTTAAAATGCAAATCATATACAAAAATATgactgcatattttaaaaatctgattaaGAGAACTGTAGTGCAATTACTGTTCATAATcacaaaattatactttaaaatatggaGTAATTTAACATCCTTTTCCATTATAAGATAGGAATTACTTTGTCACTAATTCACATTAAGGCATTCTAGTCAATAGATGTTTACTGGTGGGTCAATTTGCCAGTGTTTTAAATTCACATGTAATTCATGTAGACCTAACTATAACTAACTATAACTAACTGGTAATACTACATTaactaaaaatgataaattatttccatttatatGCTGATTTTATAGTTCTCAAATTTCATAAtcctttagagaaaaataaaggttGATGAAAAACTGCAAATTGCCACAAACACATTTTCTCCAAGTCTTAGATAGTATAAAACACAAGACCATTTTTTTTGCACACTCCACTTTTATAGAACAACCAGATTTGtaattgatttctttattttattagatttatCAATATACATGGCAGCTTTCTCAAATCTCAAAATAAGTTCCAAAAGTATGTAATTTTAAAGGTGAAAAATCATTTCTTTAGATACCATATTCCTAGGAAGCTATTAgtctatttataaacaaaataattgataAACTAACACACTTTAgaaatcagaatattttaaattattttaaatgaatacaaGATAGGTCTCTTTAATTAACTATCATAGTTAAATTTAACATCACAAAGCAAAATGACTTATCCCCACTAATACTTCAAGTGGGGTAAAGTCATTGGGTTTTACACTTAATATaagttttaaatgtattaaatgataatattttatcaaTGATAGGAAATATTCATTTATAGGAATTTCCTTAGGTCCATGAATACTTTTAGGCCAAGTTTGAGCCCGTGTCAATCTTCAGTGCACCTAACCTGCCTAATAAGCTTTTCAATTTAAGAATATGAATTTCACTGATAAGGGGGAAAAGTGAATAAATTACTGTCCaacttataaaaaatatataaaagctaaAAATGAGGACAGTTTTAAGTATTTACTTaagtgtttaaaaaatttaaacaggaaTAGCCAATAATACTGGGTTTAAAAATTTCAcagaaaaaccttaaaaaaacatagaaaaagtgAAATCATCACCTTATTGATAAAAAAAACCTAAAGTTTAATAGTCATTGAAGAGGTAACAACCACTTGCAGTCTACATTTAAAAGTAACTTTATCATAgctaaaacaaactaaaacaaagaattctattaagaaataacaaaaatgataaaCACTTTGTAACACCTAAGATGTAGATACTTAAGAtcctaaacaaaaatattaatggtAAAAGGGCTTTGAAAAATTTTCCAACAATTCAACTTATAAAATCAATTTCTAAATAGCTCATATCCTTTGCTTTGGTGTTTTATCTGCTATCAACTAAACATTAGTACAGTAGAAAATCACTTAGGTTCTTTTCAAATGCTTGGCATTATAATGTGATCTCATATCTTTCCTCAAATTAAATTTTGCTCCACATATTCCACATGTATACAGATGAACATCCATGTGCTGTTCCAACTGTTCATTATTTGGGAATATCTGAAAGCAGACCTGGCATATTGTTTCACCAGCAGATAAATGAGAAATCATATGCCGTACATGGTCATGTTTTCTGAAGTTTCCTTGATCACAAATGGAACAGACATACCTGGCCATGCCTTTGTGCATATCATTGTGTAGTCGCAACTGGCGCTCTCTTAAAAACTGCTTTCCACATGTCTGACAAACAAACTGTTTCTCCTTAGTATGAACAGTATAATGTTCTCTTAAGTGACACCGCTGATAAAATCCTTTTCCACACAGATTACAAAAATGCTTTCGTCTGTGATCTCTCTCATTGTCTTCTATGATGGCACTTTTAAACATATCTTGTTCTAGGCAAGTAGACATATGTTCAACCACTAGATTTTCAGTTTCAAAACGCTGGCCACAATTGGGACATCGAAAAGGACAGGCAGAATGTTTAAACAACTGCTTCTTTTGCATACTGTTTATTTGGAAATGATTGTCCCGAAAATCATCCAACATTTCTACAAACATATCTCTTATTTCTGACTGTTCATCAGGATTCTCTTCCATATCCATTTTCTCCTCATTATTTCCTAGCCCATTCATTGTTAGGTCTTGGGGCTCTCCACATCTTTGAGCATGTTCCTGAAGCTGTCTCCCCTTAACAAGTATTTGTCCACATTTACCACATGCACAGATATTTTCAATGTGTTTTGCTAAATAATGAGAAGAGAGGTCCTCTTCAGTTATTGTGAGTCCACACAACTCACAAGATGCATTTTCTGTATCCTCTTGTACTGGACTGCTGGTAGGGGGCCTCAGATTGTCTAAACCACCTCTTTCATCAGCACTTATTGACATCCGAGGTTTTAGAGTTTTCCTACCACTTTTTTTAATACTGACGTCTTCTTCAACATAGTATCTATAAAATGGCTCTTCAGGTTCATCTTCTAATTCATCATTATCAGTGGATTCATTACAGTCTTTGTCAGCAACTTTAATAATGTTAAAGTCTTTCAGTTCATCTGTAGGAATATCTTCTGGCTCCATCTTGATAATGATTCTTTTTCTCTCAGCAGCTCTGCTTTTTTCTTCATTGGCTAGATCAGATTCCACTGTGCTTTTTCTGCTTCCAGTAGTGGAAGTCGAATCATCAGCAGCCTGGCTTAAGTCTCCTCTATATTTGTCTGTCTGTGCAGAAAATGTCTTAGAAGAATCTTTTTCACCAAATTCAGCTTTGATACTGCTTTCTTTTCCATCTCTAATATCGACTAGTCTGTGATAGGATCGTGCATTTTGGTATGAATGTCTATTAGTACATGTTAGAACATGCTCATCTAATAATTTTTCACAGCTAAAGCCAAAACCACAACTATCGCAGGTAAAACTCCGTCCAAAGCGTCGCGATACACGTTCTTTTGGAGTAGATAATTTGGACACAGAACTTTTTTTACATACATCAAAGAGTGGCTCAGGAAAATTACTTAATTGTAAAGATTCTTCATCAGGCTCTCTATTGTGTGGTGTATTTACTGTTgaacttggctctgcactccaccTGTTGGCTTCACTGCCGTTTTTAGCTCCAGTATCTTCATACATTCTTACTCCAAATATCATTTTGCTGTTCTGTTTGCTAGAAGCAGAAGATGAACACTTTGAACTAGAACAATCTGCATCCTGGATATCTTCTAAGCAGTCAGGAACATTGTACAGCTGCAGATAGTTCATTGCCACTTTAAACTGCTCAAAACTGGATGGAGCTGTCATAATTTTCCCCAAATACATAAATTGCAAAATGAGATCAAAACACTCAGCACTAATTTTCATGTTGCTGAGATTCAGTTGTGCAGTACTTTGTTGGTGGTTCATGAAAAACATTCTAAAATAGGAGCTACAAGCAGCTAGAACTGCTTTGTGTGCTTGGAAGTAAATGTCATCAATTGCAATGCAACAGTCACAGAGAAAGCCCCACTCCCGTTGGTTGTTTAGCTGCTGCAGGACGTAGCTGCTGTGGCTGGGCTTTGCCATCTTCTATTAGACACctgtataaaatagaaaaattaatgtcAGATATcagaaaagcatttgaaaaatattaatttttttgaaaaatattaattttaatcatGATTTGACACATGTGACTTTGCTACTACAATCAAGGTATAAATACCTTTCCATTCTAATCCAGCAAATGTCAATAATATATACCTtaatcatttttaactttttttttttttgggtcacacccggcgatgctcaggtattactcctggctttgcactcaggaatcactcctggcggtgctcaggtgaccgtgtggaatgctaggaattgaacctgggtcagtcacgtgcaagacaaagccctacccgctgtgctatcactccagccccgatcatttttaactttaagaTAAACAAGTCATTTATTAAAGCTTCTTTCTcatatgttctttaaaaatataagcagaggtgacaaaaaacaaacattttggtTTCATTACAACTCTGGGGGAAGGACAGAGTATGCActaaatgtgaaagaaaaaaaatactattactttataaaaacaatctgaggggggagctggagtgatagcacagcgggtagggcgtttgccttgcatgcggccaacccgggttcgattcccagcatcccatatggtcccctgagcactgccaggtataattcctgagtgcagagccaggagtgacccctgtgcaatgccgggtgtgacccaaaaagaaaaaacccaaaaacctgagGGATAGCTCAAAGTGTTAagtgcacacttttttttttttttgctttttgggtcacacctggcaatgcacatgggttactcctggctctgcactcaggaatcactcctggtggtgctcaggggaccatatgggatgctgggatcgaacccaggtcgactgtgtgcaaggcaaatgccctacccgctatgctatctccagccccctagactataatttttcttttctttttttttttttcccctttcggtttctaggccacacctggctgtgctcaggggttactcctggttctgcactcatgaatcactcctggtgggcttggggaaccatatgggatgctgaagattgtaTGTGGgtggccgcatgtgaggcaagtgccttacccactgtattaccactcGGGCCccctttttcttccattttttagtTGCTAAAGAATTACAAAAAGGGTAACATTTATGACCAAAACCTCAAATACACAAGTATATAATACGAAAATACACTTCAGATTGCACATCTTTACTTACATAATCTCGCCAAACACAGTTTTATATTTTCAGGTTTGTTTATCAACATCCAGTCAACAGTATTGAGTATTTACTATGTGTTAGGCATACAGTTTTGcctgtttcttttgtttaaacCCCCAAAAGCTTCTCTCTACCAatattccctcccatccctcctacAGCTACCCCTGCAAACTTATATACCTTTCAGaaacaagtttttattatttaacaacACATGGTAGATAGGGGTGTGGAATGGACAACACTGGGAAGTAACACTCTGGGGGAGGGTTTGGTGCTGGAATTTTTGTGTATGAAACCACAGCaataacagtactgtaaaacacATTGcttagaatagaatttaaaaagacagaggaaaaaaaaagtactaaaaaatGACTCAGCAACATATGGTAGAATGctgtattgttttaatttttagacacttttttaaatgtagggaGTTTAATGTAGGAATTTTGAGTAAAGAAaggtaaatattaaaatactagaaGTCCTAAGCATTTCATTACAAACCTAAACAAGctgttctctttaaaaattttgtatacaggggctggagtgatagcacagcgggtagggcgtttgccttgcacgcgctgacccgggttcaaatcccagcatcccatatggtcccctgagcaccgccaggggtgattcctgagtgcatgagccaggaatgaccctggtgcaatgctgggtgtgacccaaaaagagaaaaaaaaaaagaaaaaaaattttttgtataCATTCAATTTCagaatctttgtttgttttgggccacattgggCTCTATGCTCAACAGTCATTCATGGAGGTacttgggatcaaatctgggcttcctgcatgcaaagcaggtgctgagCCTGTTGAGCGATCTTGCTCGCCCAcagaatcattttaaaaaatatatttatcattttaaaaaatattaaggtacacactatggtttacaaagtaattcatggtCGAGTTCAGGTATACCATGCTTCAACACCAATCAGTGTTGAAGacatcagtgtcaacttctctccaccaatgttccctccaATCCCTCATACCTATCCCTGCAAAATCATTTTTTAGAGACAAGTTTCTATACcatttgagtattttttaaagaactaaattTTCACTCTTCAGTTTCCAACTCTTTAATCCCTGCAGTTATAATTAAGGTAAATATACTAACTTTCACTTTTTATGTTACTGATCATATGTGACTCACATAGTCCCTCACTCTTAAAGACCTATTCTAACCTCCTTCTTTCTGTTCTTCCCGTCTTTCCCATCTAAAGACAAGAGTTGCACAGCCAGGGATGTAGATCCAGTGAAATGAAGGAGACTCTTAATAAGACCTCctgcccttttttgtttgttttttggacatacctggctgtgttcagggcttacacatggTTCTGcatccagagatcactcctggttgggctcaggcAGCCATATCTGGTCCcggaatcgaatctgggtaggctgtgtgccaAGACCATGCATATTACCCAATACTCTCTGGCCCACATTCTTGAAATTATAATCGCTTAGCCTTTTCTGTAAAACATATCTAGTATTTCAAATAGATATGATATTTTTAACCTGTTACTCAGATTATCTATCAGAACTATAAGGAATTATGTTCAGCATATACCTGAATATAAAAAGTAATGTCTGTACCAGTATATTCATCAAGGTATTGTTTATAATTTGAAATGCCTAGCAATAAGGGAGTGTAATAAGTTTATCTAATTCCTAAAATTCATTGTCGTATGACCTAAAAATTATACTATGGGGCCAGGAAAAGAGGTAAAGTTCATGCCTTGTCCGAGaccatgggttcaattccccttgGAAAAGGGGAGGCCAATGACTGCCTTGTGTGGAAGCAGGGATGAGGGGTTGTTAAGGACACTGTAGCAGTGATAAAAGCACAggatcaggctggagcaatagcacagcaggtagggcgtctgctttgcacgcggctgacccgggttcgattcccagcatcccatatggtcccctgagcactgcaaggagtaactcctgagcacagagccaggagcaacccctgtacatcactgggtgtgacccaaaaagaaaaaaaaaagcccaggatCACAGACCAATTTAACTTTGCCACCACTAGCAACTTATTTATCCTCTTTATTGACCCCATTTCCTGAACTATCAGAGTGGGAATAATAATACCCCAGAAAATCTAACAAAAATGAGTATTCCTAGAAGCAACGTGTAAAACGTAGTGTTTGGCATGTGATAATTAAGTAACAATAGCACTTGTGGTTGTGACGCTTATTTAAGCATCAAGGGCTCTGGGCTATGaggttcatgctttgcatgtgcaaggATCTGAGtacaatccttggcactgcataatCCTCCCGCTTCTCTTCGGCACAGCATCGCCAGGCTCTATCTCTAATCCTCTggactctgagcattgcttgagaaGCTGCCCCCTAACAAAAGCACTGAGTTCTGTTTGACTAGAAAACCTAAAGTTTCCTTCCATCTAGAAGTCCAGTAGTAAATCCACGAAAACTTACTGGCTTTAAGTATTCCTTACTTATATAATgacacaaaaaattttaaagttctaaGAACTTCTAAtctaaatgaaaaacaattttatggTCAGCAACCAAAATCAGTGCAACTACAAAGAAGCCCAAATGATAGGTACACCTATGGCTTGGTCACAATTCAATTGAACaggtaaaaatacatatattctgTGTTAACATAAAACACCATAAATGAAAAGGATAACTATAGTATtttaacatatatgtataaattgaGCAGATAACGGGTGCTTTATACTAGATAATAAATAAGTACTGAGAATAATCTGCTCAGATAATCTGTTGGGAATGACGACTTTTCCTAAATTAGTGACTTTAGTTTACATATACTAAGTACTGACTCTGGAAAAAGGCATCATGCTGTAATGAATCGAACAAGGGCTCAGAGTCAGACTGGCTATGGATTCCACTGCCTccattatttcttcttctcttctccctctcaggGCTGGAAGTTGAACAAGCACTatgtctaaaaaaataaaagtacaagcTTCTAGGTGGACCTAGAATTATAATTTCATCAGTGTCACTATATAAATGTCCATGTTTTGAGTAAAACTTATTTTACAgtaacctttttgttttgttttgtttttgaccatACCTGAACcagggccctgcactcaggaatcagcctggtgagctccctacctgctgtactttctcatTCCTATGTCTCCGATCTacacagtaactttttttttttttctgatttttgggtcacacctggcgatgcacaggggttactcctggctctgcactcaggaattactcctggcggtgctcaggggaccatatgggatgctgggaattgaacccgggtcggctgcgtgcaaggcaaacgccttacccgctgtgttatcgctctagcccctctacACAGTAACTTTTAACAGTTATTGGCACACTGACACCAGctactttatttcatatttaaattccaAAGTCTGTTCTCTGCAAATTTTTGTTACCAAAAAACTTCAGAACTGTTGTTATACcagtttggttttaaaaaaaatttaaaaaacatgctTCTATGTAAGCTTGTGCACTTCTATATATGAGCTCTATGACTGTGTTACTAGTTGTATCAATGGCAGAACAAGTTTATTACGACTAGATAAGCTGGTGCTAAGACCTGAAACTTTAATTATAATCTAAAGCCACATATTCCTAGAGAGATACTGTGAATGTAGTTTTCTAGAAGAAATAGAAACCATTAGGTAATgccaaaaaatttatttgaaatgtttacCAGCTtagttcaaattttaaaatagccaTCAAGAACATTATGTATATTAAGTAACTTATTTGAGAACTTAGAAATTTTCATCTATCCCAGCATTCTTATCTCATAAAAGGGCAAAGATCTAAGAAAAGAGGTAGAGTTAACTGTGCTAAAGTAGGTATTAGAGCCACACAGTAAGAACTCCTGACTTGCCAGTTGGGCATTAACAATTTGATAGTACTAACCACTGGGCACTGCACCCTTGTGCAAAGGATACTACACAAGACACCAGAGATATGGCTGAAGTGTTAGAGCACATTACTTGCACATGTAAGGCTATGGGTTCCatcccttggcactgcatggccctctgagtaccaccagatatgatacactcagtaaaaataaatcatttttttttctttttgtgtcacacccggcgatgcacaggggttactcctggctcatgtactcaggaatcactcctggcggtgctca
This region includes:
- the ZBTB1 gene encoding zinc finger and BTB domain-containing protein 1 isoform X1 — translated: MAKPSHSSYVLQQLNNQREWGFLCDCCIAIDDIYFQAHKAVLAACSSYFRMFFMNHQQSTAQLNLSNMKISAECFDLILQFMYLGKIMTAPSSFEQFKVAMNYLQLYNVPDCLEDIQDADCSSSKCSSSASSKQNSKMIFGVRMYEDTGAKNGSEANRWSAEPSSTVNTPHNREPDEESLQLSNFPEPLFDVCKKSSVSKLSTPKERVSRRFGRSFTCDSCGFGFSCEKLLDEHVLTCTNRHSYQNARSYHRLVDIRDGKESSIKAEFGEKDSSKTFSAQTDKYRGDLSQAADDSTSTTGSRKSTVESDLANEEKSRAAERKRIIIKMEPEDIPTDELKDFNIIKVADKDCNESTDNDELEDEPEEPFYRYYVEEDVSIKKSGRKTLKPRMSISADERGGLDNLRPPTSSPVQEDTENASCELCGLTITEEDLSSHYLAKHIENICACGKCGQILVKGRQLQEHAQRCGEPQDLTMNGLGNNEEKMDMEENPDEQSEIRDMFVEMLDDFRDNHFQINSMQKKQLFKHSACPFRCPNCGQRFETENLVVEHMSTCLEQDMFKSAIIEDNERDHRRKHFCNLCGKGFYQRCHLREHYTVHTKEKQFVCQTCGKQFLRERQLRLHNDMHKGMARYVCSICDQGNFRKHDHVRHMISHLSAGETICQVCFQIFPNNEQLEQHMDVHLYTCGICGAKFNLRKDMRSHYNAKHLKRT
- the ZBTB1 gene encoding zinc finger and BTB domain-containing protein 1 isoform X2 is translated as MAKPSHSSYVLQQLNNQREWGFLCDCCIAIDDIYFQAHKAVLAACSSYFRMFFMNHQQSTAQLNLSNMKISAECFDLILQFMYLGKIMTAPSSFEQFKVAMNYLQLYNVPDCLEDIQDADCSSSKCSSSASSKQNSKMIFGVRMYEDTGAKNGSEANRWSAEPSSTVNTPHNREPDEESLQLSNFPEPLFDVCKKSSVSKLSTPKERVSRRFGRSFTCDSCGFGFSCEKLLDEHVLTCTNRHSYQNARSYHRLVDIRDGKESSIKAEFGEKDSSKTFSAQTDKYRGDLSQAADDSTSTTGSRKSTVESDLANEEKSRAAERKRIIIKMEPEDIPTDELKDFNIIKVADKDCNESTDNDELEDEPEEPFYRYYVEEDVSIKKSGRKTLKPRMSISADERGGLDNLRPPTSSPVQEDTENASCELCGLTITEEDLSSHYLAKHIENICACGKCGQILVKGRQLQEHAQRCGEPQDLTMNGLGNNEEKMDMEENPDEQSEIRDMFVEMLDDFRDNHFQINSMQKKQLFKHSACPFRCPNCGQRFETENLVVEHMSTCLEQDMFKSAIIEDNERDHRRKHFCNLCGKGFYQRCHLREHYTVHTKEKQFVCQTCGKQFLRERQLRLHNDMHKGMASGEIGPSKPLKK